The proteins below come from a single Desulfitobacterium metallireducens DSM 15288 genomic window:
- a CDS encoding Ger(x)C family spore germination protein, with protein MRKRVFIYILCLALTLSLTGCWNRKELTTLSVVQAIGIDKTEDGQINLTLQLLKPASIKASSGKNGKGASGSRKSVWVVTSTGQTLFDAIRNATHQVNRKSLFSQNKVIVIGEAAAKSGIAPLLDLVVRDPELRELSYIFIAKGAAKDIIEAENEQEQVPAKALENLVKATRTTSTAPEVTLLDLMKSIVSKTTAPILPGIELAEQPNGAVIEKQVQLCGTAVFKEDKLIGWFGGKETRGILWVLGKVKSGIIVVESPEDENKKVALEIISTSSKVTPNLIGGKLAVTVEVKEEGSLGEQMSQTNFTKPEAFKKLEEKQSAAIKDEITAALQKAQTWGVDIFKFGVEYHRKFPIDYLELKKNWEEEYKNIAVDIKVDAKLSRVGLTTTPVNAEEE; from the coding sequence ATGAGAAAACGAGTATTTATTTATATTCTCTGCCTTGCACTAACCTTGAGCTTAACAGGCTGTTGGAACAGAAAAGAATTAACTACACTTTCTGTTGTTCAAGCGATCGGTATCGATAAAACGGAAGATGGTCAAATTAACCTCACCTTGCAGCTTCTCAAACCGGCTTCCATTAAGGCATCATCAGGAAAAAATGGGAAAGGAGCGAGCGGTAGCAGAAAAAGTGTTTGGGTCGTAACTTCGACGGGGCAGACACTTTTTGACGCTATCCGAAATGCCACTCACCAAGTCAACCGCAAATCACTCTTTAGCCAAAATAAGGTGATCGTCATTGGAGAAGCCGCAGCCAAATCCGGAATTGCCCCCCTGCTTGACCTTGTCGTTCGTGATCCTGAGCTTCGAGAGCTCTCCTATATTTTTATTGCTAAAGGAGCAGCAAAGGATATCATTGAAGCCGAAAATGAACAAGAACAGGTGCCTGCTAAAGCTCTCGAAAACTTGGTCAAAGCAACGCGAACCACCTCGACGGCCCCCGAAGTAACCTTGCTCGATCTTATGAAAAGTATTGTCAGCAAAACGACTGCCCCAATTCTTCCAGGAATAGAACTCGCGGAACAACCCAATGGTGCTGTAATAGAAAAGCAAGTTCAACTTTGTGGAACCGCCGTTTTTAAGGAAGATAAGCTTATCGGTTGGTTTGGAGGTAAAGAAACACGAGGAATTCTCTGGGTTTTAGGAAAGGTAAAGAGCGGTATTATCGTGGTAGAATCCCCAGAAGACGAAAACAAAAAAGTCGCTCTGGAAATCATTAGTACCTCGAGTAAAGTCACCCCTAATTTGATCGGTGGCAAACTTGCAGTAACCGTTGAGGTGAAGGAGGAAGGAAGTCTTGGTGAGCAAATGTCTCAAACAAACTTTACCAAGCCAGAAGCCTTCAAAAAACTTGAAGAAAAACAGTCCGCTGCAATCAAAGACGAAATCACTGCTGCTCTCCAGAAAGCCCAAACTTGGGGAGTTGATATCTTCAAATTTGGTGTGGAGTATCATCGCAAATTCCCTATCGATTATCTAGAACTTAAAAAAAATTGGGAAGAAGAATATAAAAATATTGCTGTCGATATTAAAGTAGATGCCAAACTTTCCAGGGTGGGTTTAACTACCACGCCTGTGAATGCAGAAGAAGAGTAA
- a CDS encoding GerAB/ArcD/ProY family transporter produces MIEGGKITYTQMILLLFISRVISWIALLPVILAPPANQDVWIDCLMSFPIHLIVALPFYLLAKKFPSQTPYEYSQAITGKAGKLVGILYILFFIHLSALALSQFSEFHTTVVMPETPSLFFIITLTLAAAYAAHYGIEVLGRLSEFIAPIIMIALIGVILLLVKDMDIKELTPILEKGIYPSIFTGLSPVSQTVEIIGMAIIMPFLNDRKKIREVYILTPLLLVLFLFILTFSVIALLGDDLAKSFTYPFFNIVRVVHVGDFLERIESIHVAIWVLGMFIKIAFYYYLIVLGLSQLFHLKDYKPLILPTGSIIISLSNVLGQNVVETREFYSFEIYTWYTLFFILFIPTLLLLTAIFRKKGEQSR; encoded by the coding sequence ATGATAGAGGGCGGTAAAATCACCTATACACAAATGATCTTGCTATTATTTATCAGTAGGGTCATTTCTTGGATTGCCCTTCTCCCCGTTATATTAGCCCCACCTGCTAATCAAGATGTATGGATTGATTGCTTGATGTCGTTTCCGATTCATCTTATTGTAGCCCTTCCCTTTTATCTATTAGCCAAGAAGTTTCCTAGCCAGACACCTTACGAGTACAGCCAAGCCATTACTGGGAAAGCAGGTAAATTGGTAGGAATTCTTTATATCTTGTTTTTTATTCATCTATCTGCTTTAGCTCTAAGCCAGTTTTCCGAATTTCATACAACAGTCGTCATGCCTGAAACGCCTTCCCTTTTTTTCATAATTACCTTAACTCTTGCTGCAGCTTATGCAGCCCATTACGGGATTGAGGTTTTAGGTCGTCTCTCCGAATTTATTGCGCCAATTATCATGATCGCCCTCATTGGAGTTATCTTATTACTGGTTAAAGATATGGATATTAAAGAGTTAACTCCGATCTTAGAAAAAGGAATCTATCCTTCAATTTTTACCGGCTTATCCCCCGTGTCCCAAACCGTAGAAATTATCGGAATGGCCATAATTATGCCTTTTCTCAATGATCGTAAAAAAATAAGAGAAGTTTATATATTAACTCCCTTGTTACTGGTATTATTCCTTTTTATCCTAACCTTCTCGGTAATTGCCCTTTTAGGCGATGATTTGGCGAAAAGTTTTACTTATCCTTTCTTTAACATTGTACGGGTAGTTCATGTGGGTGATTTCTTAGAACGAATCGAATCCATCCATGTTGCAATCTGGGTTTTAGGGATGTTTATTAAAATAGCATTTTATTATTACTTAATCGTACTCGGACTAAGCCAGCTTTTCCATCTCAAAGACTATAAACCACTGATCCTACCCACGGGCTCAATTATTATTTCATTATCGAATGTGTTAGGGCAAAACGTGGTTGAAACAAGGGAATTTTATTCTTTTGAAATCTACACGTGGTACACCCTGTTTTTTATTCTATTCATACCCACCCTCCTGCTCTTGACCGCAATCTTCCGAAAAAAAGGAGAACAATCAAGATGA